One Phoenix dactylifera cultivar Barhee BC4 chromosome 8, palm_55x_up_171113_PBpolish2nd_filt_p, whole genome shotgun sequence genomic window carries:
- the LOC120111488 gene encoding uncharacterized protein LOC120111488 → MPAGPVPNTIATQADLAGICQVVAQLFQQQQQTQLTFRPVSSTNTYYENFRRLHPSMFEGGADYLAAETWIRKIEEMYDALQFLEEVKVKLAVPMLRGNAKFWWIAMKAAVQGNGEQLTWKEFKDREYDSKVNELGRFCPQFMEEEISKANRFEQGLRYGTRSRLAVLIFTSYLDVLERALKLEAELNKAEKERDDLKRSRIRHIARDCRQKKNDPMPTGSGDQKQKGTARVFALTQQDVSASDSVVTDTQTKTRLDDIPIVGEYPNVFPDDLPGLPPDRKIDFKIDLVSGVGPISKPPYQMASAELRELKAQLQELLEKKFIQPSVSPWGAPVLFVNKKDGSMRMCIDYRELNKVTVKNKVFKEFLDQFVIVFIDDILVYSKSKEEHEHYLRISVDSKKIEAVVNWPRPTNVTEIRSFLGLAGYYRRFVEGFFRINTPLTRLIEKRAKYDWSGECEQSFQELKQ, encoded by the exons ATGCCAGCTGGGCCAGTTCCAAATACTATAGCCACTCAAGCAGATCTTGCTGGTATATGCCAAGTGGTGGCACAGCTTTTTCAGCAGCAACAGCAGACGCAACTCACCTTCCGACCTGTATCGTCCACAAATACCTATTATGAGAATTTTCGGAGGCTGCATCCCTCAATGTTTGAGGGAGGGGCTGATTACTTGGCTGCTGAGACCTGGATTCGGAAGATAGAGGAGATGTATGATGCCCTACAATTTCTCGAGGAGGTCAAGGTCAAATTGGCGGTTCCTATGCTCAGAGGAAACGCTAAGTTCTGGTGGATAGCTATGAAGGCTGCTGTTCAAGGAAATGGTGAACAACTGACATGGAAGGAATTCAAAG ATCGAGAATATGACAGCAAGGTTAATGAATTGGGCAGGTTTTGTCCTCAGTTTATGGAGGAAGAGATAAGTAAAGCTAATAGGTTTGAACAAGGCCTGAGATATGGGACCAGGTCTAGGTTGGCTGTTCTGATTTTCACAAGCTACTTGGATGTATTGGAAAGGGCTCTGAAATTGGAAGCTGAATTGAACAAggcagaaaaggaaagagatgaTCTGAAGAGGTCCAGG ATTAGGCATATTGCACGTGATTGTCGGCAGAAGAAGAATGACCCTATGCCTACTGGATCAGGGGATCAGAAGCAGAAGGGGACTGCTCGGGTCTTTGCATTGACTCAGCAGGATGTCAGTGCAAGTGACAGTGTGGTGACAG ATACTCAAACTAAGACAAGACTAGATGATATTCCTATTGTGGGAGAATACCCTAATGTTTTTCCTGATGACCTACCTGGACTGCCCCCTGATCGGAAGATTGATTTTAAGATTGATCTTGTATCGGGAGTTGGACCGATCTCCAAGCCTCCTTATCAGATGGCATCGGCAGAGTTGAGAGAACTGAAAGCTCAACTACAAGAACTCCTAGAGAAGAAGTTCATCCAGCCTAGTGTTTCTCCATGGGGAGCTCCGGTGTTGTTTGTAAATAAGAAGGATGGGAGCATGAGGATGTGTATTGACTATAGGGAGTTGAATAAAGTAACTGTAAAGAACAA GGTCTTCAAGGAGTTTCTGGATCAGTTTGTTATTGTATTTATTGATGACATACTGGTTTATTCCAAGAGCAAGGAAGAGCATGAACATTATTTGAG AATTTCAGTGGACTCAAAGAAGATTGAAGCAGTAGTGAACTGGCCTCGTCCTACTAATGTGACGGAGATCAGAAGCTTCTTGGGTCTAGCTGGATACTACAGGAGGTTTGTGGAGGGATTTTTTCGGATAAACACCCCTTTGACTCGTTTGATTGAAAAACGAGCAAAGTACGACTGGAGTGGAGAATGTGAGCAGAGTTTTCAGGAATTGAAGCAGTGA